aaataaatagatccTAAGTAGGTCTTGCACTTACTTCCCTCAATTTCCTGCAAATTAAATTTCGTGTGATTTAATAATACTGTGTTACACAGTCTACATTTGTCCAGTGTTGATGAATCCCATTGTTTGGTCTTACTTCTCATATCCTTTCAACAAGAGAAAAAGTATTCTTTATGGTAGCTGTATTAGGAATTGTTCTGATCAATATACGAAGTTTAAGTGTTACATTGTGAAAACAATTACTGGCAGGTGGAAGAATGCCATCACTCAGAACATAGCGATTAATCAAGTGACTATCATGTCTAATCAGAATATACAGACACGTATGTCTTCAGAAAGCACCGTAAGAACTGCTACCTCTGATGGTATCAGAAGATGAAGTTTCCGACTTTAAATGCTACTTGCCATTTTGGTCTTAAAAGATTATGATATATATTCACAGATTCCAATGCAGTAAGTATATAGACACcaaagaaaattgacttgttCTAATATTTATGAGAAAAACTGGAGATACCCATATTCCTTTGCCTATGAATTAAAACCATTATGTAATACCAGTGGGAACAGGGAACATTTTACTGCACAAAGAACTCAACTTTTTTGAGCAGATAACCtgaaaatccaggaaaaaaacaccctacaCCACTtcataaagtgaaaaaaaaaaaaactcctgaaGTAGCAATTCAGAGTAACTGGTGAAACAATGGCAAGCCCAGAAACACTCTCACCCACACACTCTAGGAATATGCTTCCCAAATACCTTACTGAATGTCACCTTAGTGAACGAAACGCAAAGAAATTAAGACAAATGCTAGCCTACGACTGTTAAAAATTAAGTGTTTGCTACAACATTTAAAACGTTaggaaaacaaatgcacagAGATAAGGCACAAAAGAAATACGTAACAAAGCTGTAGTGCATCCCAGCACCCCATTGCTCTACTCACAGGGAGTCATTTCGGGCCAGCTGGCCATTCTGCCGAGTGGCGTTTTCGCTCATGGAGCGTTCTCTTTTCAGTCTTCCTACTGAGCGAACCTGTGTACGAGGGGAGGAAGATGGAGATAAAAGACAGGGAATTCCAGCAGAGACTTAATAACTTAGCACTGGAGGATTAGCACTGGAGATTTCCATTAGATCTGTCCTCAGATACAAAGCCATATTTTCACGGGGTTCCCAGAGATTAGGAGAAAGACATCAGACGAGAGGATCTGATGCAGGTACATGTAAAACCAACTTCCAAACTTGTTGCCACCCTTTGATATGTAGATTTGAATTTGTAAGAAAGCAATCTGTTACACTTAATATTACTTCCTTTCACCAGAGGCAAATACTTTTCTACTTTGTTTTCCAAGTAGACAGAATATGCaacttcataaatatttctcagtTCTTAAGATGTCAATTACACGCCATCCACCTGGATGCCAATACCATGCAATTCTTTGCAGTActttttcaaagttttgttAAAACTCACTAATTCTACGTGCTGCAATATCATATATCAATGAATACCAAAGATTAATAATACATGTCAAAACAACCTCAGTGTGTTTCTGATAacctgcaaattaaaaaaaaactcacagcTTTCTCTTTAATCAAAAGGGTTATTTCGTTAAAAGTACTTTGAGCAGTTCTAATTATGACTTCATTTTATAAGTGCTGTGTAAGCTTACTGAGACTGCCAACCCCTAGTCATCTGTCAGTGAAATATGGAACTTAAAAGGCACAGTTTAGAACAAATGCAGtgcttataaaaatattatgtattttCCCAGCTTATGTTTGTACCAAATACGTCTGCACTACTATGGAGCAGTCACCGGTTCTTTCACTTTGCTTTAGAAGAAAGTTTCTCAACCAGGGAAAGAGCAAAATAAGTACTAGCCTCTTCGTTCTGAGGTGTCTGCTGTGGAGGTTTTTCTAGGTCCAAAAAATCTAGTGGCCGATCACTAAGAGAAATAACACGGGGAGGAGTTTTCAATGCCAGCGGTTTGAATGGAGTAGACTGAAGAAGGTCAAGGTCTGGTGGTCTGGAAAGTGGAATGTCTTCACTGTTACCTGCAAGAACATCAGTCGTCAATAGAAAGATTTCTGTGGCCTAAGGGCTGATTTTCTCAGACTATGCCAAATAGtgaagaatatttctttttaagaatcTTGCTTGTTAAAAACTACGTTTAAAGCTTTCTTAGCTAGCACGTTAACTGACACTTATTTGAGCAGTATGCCTGAGAACAATGGTCCTGAGTAATCCTGAGCAACATCAACCGTTATTAATGTGAGTGCACTTTTAATCTCTATACATAGACCTATTAAAGCATATCTGTAGACAAATACAACTAACTGGTGATTTGAACATTTCCTTCTTCCAAAGCATAAAATACACACTTCACACATTTAGCAAATTGTAAGGCCTTCAGCAGTTCCAGGTCTCTCGCTGTAAAGCCCACAGCCATAAATACTAGAGAACTCTTGAGAGAGTGCACCCAATAATAAACAGAACCTTAACATGACGGGCATTccaattataataaaaaaacattttgaataagAAGTGTCTCATATATAGTACATGCCCCAAACTTCTAACAGGAATTTTTAgcttaataattaaaaaaaatcaggtataAATCAATAACCATTAAATCTTCTTGCCCATAATCCAGAGGTGGTTTAGTAAGATGAGATGTCAGCAGTTCAACTTTCTGTTCCTAACTCCTTCATTAACCGTCTCTGCTATGTTACACCAAAATTATTCACGAAGCATTTTCAGAGACTGAGATGCTCATTAACTTTGACTTAAGAAGTAACAACTgtctgaaaactggaaaagcattacacagctttttctttataatatatatatatatatatcatgtgtgtgtgtgtcctatAAGAAATTTGaggaattaaattaaatgtttgcttatttttcttatattgaGATGCAGACATACCTGCCACTACAATCCGCTCTGGAACCTGCATCGTTACACTGGCATTTGGGAATCCTTCTGGGATGTCCTTCTCAAGGTCAGCATTTGGAGGAGCTACTTTGAGTTTTTCTGGGACCCTCATGCGCTGGCTGATTCCTTCAGTGTACTCCATTTCGTACTGAAGGCGATTAATCTCTGCCATCTCGGCAGCTGGCGATGGGAACGCAGCCCCACTCATTctgacaaaagaaaaccaaaagctCTAACAGCAATACATGAAACCAACAGAAAGCAACTAAAGGAATCTCTCTGCTGTGATTCCTGGGCACATGTTAAAAGATCCTGAGTAGActtttttagagaaaaactacacaataaaatatgtagaaacTTCAGTCCCAaggggctgagcacagcaggCAATGAGCTGGGAACAAAGCGGTGCTGCATGCAGCACCGAAAGCTGCACGAGGGTCCTCAACTGGAGTTGTACACAGCATGTGGAACTCCTCGTGGGTCgtgcttgtttgcttttc
This sequence is a window from Anser cygnoides isolate HZ-2024a breed goose chromosome 9, Taihu_goose_T2T_genome, whole genome shotgun sequence. Protein-coding genes within it:
- the MFF gene encoding mitochondrial fission factor isoform X8, coding for MSGAAFPSPAAEMAEINRLQYEMEYTEGISQRMRVPEKLKVAPPNADLEKDIPEGFPNASVTMQVPERIVVAGNSEDIPLSRPPDLDLLQSTPFKPLALKTPPRVISLSDRPLDFLDLEKPPQQTPQNEEVRSVGRLKRERSMSENATRQNGQLARNDSLVTPSLQQARVCPPNMLPEDGTNLYSARGILSFIQSSTRRAYQQVLDVLDENRRYGLSNVDTTLEGTPDDMTVVDAASLRRQIIKLNRRLQLLEEENKERAKREMIMYSITVAFWLLNSWLWFRR
- the MFF gene encoding mitochondrial fission factor isoform X12; the protein is MSGAAFPSPAAEMAEINRLQYEMEYTEGISQRMRVPEKLKVAPPNADLEKDIPEGFPNASVTMQVPERIVVAGNSEDIPLSRPPDLDLLQSTPFKPLALKTPPRVISLSDRPLDFLDLEKPPQQTPQNEEVRSVGRLKRERSMSENATRQNGQLARNDSLYGLSNVDTTLEGTPDDMTVVDAASLRRQIIKLNRRLQLLEEENKERAKREMIMYSITVAFWLLNSWLWFRR
- the MFF gene encoding mitochondrial fission factor isoform X10; amino-acid sequence: MSGAAFPSPAAEMAEINRLQYEMEYTEGISQRMRVPEKLKVAPPNADLEKDIPEGFPNASVTMQVPERIVVAGNSEDIPLSRPPDLDLLQSTPFKPLALKTPPRVISLSDRPLDFLDLEKPPQQTPQNEEVRSVGRLKRERSMSENATRQNGQLARNDSLCHRSDTVPRNKMPRFQSPLSTKDCTYGLSNVDTTLEGTPDDMTVVDAASLRRQIIKLNRRLQLLEEENKERAKREMIMYSITVAFWLLNSWLWFRR
- the MFF gene encoding mitochondrial fission factor isoform X9 → MSGAAFPSPAAEMAEINRLQYEMEYTEGISQRMRVPEKLKVAPPNADLEKDIPEGFPNASVTMQVPERIVVAGNSEDIPLSRPPDLDLLQSTPFKPLALKTPPRVISLSDRPLDFLDLEKPPQQTPQNEEVRSVGRLKRERSMSENATRQNGQLARNDSLCHRSDTVPRNKMPRFQSPLSTKDCTPVLRGGSAATTSSNPHHDNTRYGLSNVDTTLEGTPDDMTVVDAASLRRQIIKLNRRLQLLEEENKERAKREMIMYSITVAFWLLNSWLWFRR
- the MFF gene encoding mitochondrial fission factor isoform X4 — encoded protein: MSGAAFPSPAAEMAEINRLQYEMEYTEGISQRMRVPEKLKVAPPNADLEKDIPEGFPNASVTMQVPERIVVAGNSEDIPLSRPPDLDLLQSTPFKPLALKTPPRVISLSDRPLDFLDLEKPPQQTPQNEEVRSVGRLKRERSMSENATRQNGQLARNDSLCHRSDTVPRNKMPRFQSPLSTKDCTVTPSLQQARVCPPNMLPEDGTNLYSARGILSFIQSSTRRAYQQVLDVLDENRRYGLSNVDTTLEGTPDDMTVVDAASLRRQIIKLNRRLQLLEEENKERAKREMIMYSITVAFWLLNSWLWFRR
- the MFF gene encoding mitochondrial fission factor isoform X3, which translates into the protein MSGAAFPSPAAEMAEINRLQYEMEYTEGISQRMRVPEKLKVAPPNADLEKDIPEGFPNASVTMQVPERIVVAGNSEDIPLSRPPDLDLLQSTPFKPLALKTPPRVISLSDRPLDFLDLEKPPQQTPQNEEVRSVGRLKRERSMSENATRQNGQLARNDSLVTPSLQQARVCPPNMLPEDGTNLYSARGILSFIQSSTRRAYQQVLDVLDENRSLDKDNRPVLRGGSAATTSSNPHHDNTRYGLSNVDTTLEGTPDDMTVVDAASLRRQIIKLNRRLQLLEEENKERAKREMIMYSITVAFWLLNSWLWFRR
- the MFF gene encoding mitochondrial fission factor isoform X5, which produces MSGAAFPSPAAEMAEINRLQYEMEYTEGISQRMRVPEKLKVAPPNADLEKDIPEGFPNASVTMQVPERIVVAGNSEDIPLSRPPDLDLLQSTPFKPLALKTPPRVISLSDRPLDFLDLEKPPQQTPQNEEVRSVGRLKRERSMSENATRQNGQLARNDSLVTPSLQQARVCPPNMLPEDGTNLYSARGILSFIQSSTRRAYQQVLDVLDENRRPVLRGGSAATTSSNPHHDNTRYGLSNVDTTLEGTPDDMTVVDAASLRRQIIKLNRRLQLLEEENKERAKREMIMYSITVAFWLLNSWLWFRR
- the MFF gene encoding mitochondrial fission factor isoform X6, translating into MSGAAFPSPAAEMAEINRLQYEMEYTEGISQRMRVPEKLKVAPPNADLEKDIPEGFPNASVTMQVPERIVVAGNSEDIPLSRPPDLDLLQSTPFKPLALKTPPRVISLSDRPLDFLDLEKPPQQTPQNEEVRSVGRLKRERSMSENATRQNGQLARNDSLCHRSDTVPRNKMPRFQSPLSTKDCTVTPSLQQARVCPPNMLPEDGTNLYSARGILSFIQSSTRRAYQQVLDVLDENRSLDKDNRPVLRGGSAATTSSNPHHDNTSCCSRCSYVLMRKQVKSRGVNVGNRDFKIGRERETQW
- the MFF gene encoding mitochondrial fission factor isoform X7; this encodes MSGAAFPSPAAEMAEINRLQYEMEYTEGISQRMRVPEKLKVAPPNADLEKDIPEGFPNASVTMQVPERIVVAGNSEDIPLSRPPDLDLLQSTPFKPLALKTPPRVISLSDRPLDFLDLEKPPQQTPQNEEVRSVGRLKRERSMSENATRQNGQLARNDSLCHRSDTVPRNKMPRFQSPLSTKDCTVTPSLQQARVCPPNMLPEDGTNLYSARGILSFIQSSTRRAYQQVLDVLDENRRPVLRGGSAATTSSNPHHDNTSCCSRCSYVLMRKQVKSRGVNVGNRDFKIGRERETQW
- the MFF gene encoding mitochondrial fission factor isoform X11 produces the protein MSGAAFPSPAAEMAEINRLQYEMEYTEGISQRMRVPEKLKVAPPNADLEKDIPEGFPNASVTMQVPERIVVAGNSEDIPLSRPPDLDLLQSTPFKPLALKTPPRVISLSDRPLDFLDLEKPPQQTPQNEEVRSVGRLKRERSMSENATRQNGQLARNDSLPVLRGGSAATTSSNPHHDNTRYGLSNVDTTLEGTPDDMTVVDAASLRRQIIKLNRRLQLLEEENKERAKREMIMYSITVAFWLLNSWLWFRR